From the Thermus brockianus genome, the window AAGCGTATCGTACTCCCCCTCGGGAAGCTCCACCCCCAAGGCCTCGGAAACCTCGTCCACGGGGGTCTGGGCCTGGATGGAGTAGGAGCCGTCGGGCAGGCGGCGGATGGGGGCGTCCTCGGGCTCGTCGGTTTCGTCGTAGATCTCGCCCACGATCTCCTCCATCACGTCCTCCAGGGTGACGAGCCCCGCCGTGCCCCCGAACTCGTCCACCACGATGGCCAGGTGCACCTTGCGGCGGCGGAGCTCCCTAAGAAGGGTCCAGGCGTCCATGTTCTCCGGTACGAAGTAGGGAGGGTGGGCGATGGAGGCCACGGTCCTCGCCTTCAGGTCCTCCTCGCAGTAGTAGTCCAAGAGGTCCTTGGCGTAGGCCACCCCCACGATGTGGTCCACGCTTTCCCGGTAGACGGGAATGCGGCTATACCGGTGCTCGCGGAATAGGTGGAGGAGGTCTTCCAGGGTGGCCTCCGCCTCAATGGCCACCATCTCCACCCGGGGGGTCATGATCTCCCGCACCGGGGTTTCCTCCAGCTCCAGGATGGAGTGGATCATTTCCTCCTCCTGGGCCTCTATGGTCCCCGACTCCTCCGCCCCCGCCAGGATCAGCCGAAGCTCCTCCTCCGAGACCAAAGGGGTGTTCCGGGGCTCGAGGCCCAGGAGCCGCAAAATGGCCCCCGAAACCCAGCTAAAGAACCGCCCCAGGGGGTAGAAGACCACGGAAAGGACGTAGATGGGCCAGGCCGCCACCCCGGCCAAGGCCTCCGCATGGTGCACGGCGATGGACTTGGGGGTGATTTCGCCAAAAAAGAGGATCAAGAAGGTCATCACCCCGGTGGCGAGCCCCACCCCCAAGGAGCCAAAGGCCTGGGTGGCCAGGTCCGTCACCAAGGCGGTGGCGGCGATGTTCACCAGGTTGTTCCCCACCAGGATGGTGGTGAGGAAGCGGGTGATGTCGCGGGCGAGGAGGGTAAAGGGGCCCCCTTTGGCCTCCGCCAGCTCCTTGAGCTTCCAAGGGTAAAGGGCGGTGAAAGCGGTCTCGCTCGCCGAGAAGAAAGCGGAAAGCCCGAGCAGAAGGACCAAAAGAAAAAGGTCCCCGGGGGTTGGGGCTTGCGCTTGCGCCAGGGCTAGGGAACCGAAGGGAAGGAAGAAGAGCCACCGACTGGGAGGTCTGTCCATATCACCTGGGCCCATTGTACACCATGGGGGAGTGTAGCCCCTCTTGCCTTTTTTAATTGACAGCCCTTTATAGTTGAAGGGTATGAACGGTCCTCCGGCACCCCTGGTGGAGGAACTCTCCCAACTGGGCTACGCCCTGATGCGCCTCCTCTTTTCCCGGGCCAAGGAGGTTTTCGCCCAGGAAGGGCTTTCCCTCCTGCAGGCGGAGGTACTCCGCCTGGTCAAGGAGGGGGTACGCCTTCCCTCCCGCTTGGCGGAGCACTTGGAGATCCTCCCCTCCCAGGTTTCCCACCTCCTCACTTCCCTGGAGGAGACGGGCCTCCTCCGACGGCATCCCGACCCTTTGGACCGGAGGCGGGTCCAGCTAGAGCTCACCCCGGAAGGGGAAGCGGTGGCCCTGCGGCTCAAGGAGGCCTGGCTCCGCGTCTTCGGCCAAACCCTGGCCCGGCTAAGCCCGGAAGAGCTCGGCGCTTTCCGAGCGCTCCTTACCAAGCTCACGGAGGTGGAACGTGGCTAGGCTATGGGCGCTTGCCCTTTTTCTGGTCCCCACCCTGGCCCAAGGGGCCTTAAGCCCCCTCAAGGACCACCCCCTAAAGCGGCAGGCCGAGGCCTACCTCCTGGCGGCGGCCAAGGCCCTCGAGGCCCAAAGCGCCCCCGTCGCCCTAAGCCTCCAGGGGAACTACGCCCGCCTAGGCTACGAGTGCACGCCCCAGGCCCTTTGCGCAAGCCTTCCCGAGGACGCCAAGGCCCTCACCCTGGCCCTGGTCCTCACCCCCTTCCCCTTTGGCGAGGCCGCCGACGGGCTTGCGCGGGCGGAGATCGGCCTCCGGCGGGCGGAACTCGCCTACCGCAAGACCCTCACCGCCCTCCAAGCCCAGGCGGTGGCCGCCTACGGCCGCTACCAGGAGGCCCTTTTGGGGGTGCGGCTTGCGGAGAAGGGCGTAGCCCTCGCCCAGCTCGCCCTGGAGGCCACCAGGAAGCGCCAAGGGAGCCCCAAGGACCTGAGGGAGGCGGAGCTCGCCCTAAAGGAGGCGCAAAACCGCCTGGCGGAGGCGGAGCTTGGCCTAAAGCTGGCGGAGGAGGCGGCGGCGGGGCTTGTGGACCTGAAAGCCCCTCTCCCCGAAATCCCCCTCCCCCAAGGCACCACGCCCTTGGGCCTCGAAGAGGCCCGGCTGGCCCTGGCCGAGGCGCAGATCGGGGAAAGGGCGGCCTGGCGCAACCTCCTCCCCACCCTCCAAGGGAGCCTTAGCCTTTACCCCTCGGGGAACGACACCCTTTCCCTAAGCCTCTCCAGCAAGGACCTGAGGCCCACCCTGGCCTATACCCGCCAGGACCCTGCCCGCCCCCCCACCACCCTCCCAGGGGCCGGCCAGTACCGGACCACGGAGGAGCTTAGGCTTTCCCTCTCCCTCACCCTCTCCC encodes:
- a CDS encoding TolC family protein, which encodes MARLWALALFLVPTLAQGALSPLKDHPLKRQAEAYLLAAAKALEAQSAPVALSLQGNYARLGYECTPQALCASLPEDAKALTLALVLTPFPFGEAADGLARAEIGLRRAELAYRKTLTALQAQAVAAYGRYQEALLGVRLAEKGVALAQLALEATRKRQGSPKDLREAELALKEAQNRLAEAELGLKLAEEAAAGLVDLKAPLPEIPLPQGTTPLGLEEARLALAEAQIGERAAWRNLLPTLQGSLSLYPSGNDTLSLSLSSKDLRPTLAYTRQDPARPPTTLPGAGQYRTTEELRLSLSLTLSPGLLAGYEAAKAQVRGAEEALRAAEIQTHLEKARLENALKSAEASLALARLRREAAQKALEEVQARLALGLESPLGVLQAELNLLQAELNLLQAENNLRNRRMELYQFYGEILPEVAR
- a CDS encoding hemolysin family protein; its protein translation is MDRPPSRWLFFLPFGSLALAQAQAPTPGDLFLLVLLLGLSAFFSASETAFTALYPWKLKELAEAKGGPFTLLARDITRFLTTILVGNNLVNIAATALVTDLATQAFGSLGVGLATGVMTFLILFFGEITPKSIAVHHAEALAGVAAWPIYVLSVVFYPLGRFFSWVSGAILRLLGLEPRNTPLVSEEELRLILAGAEESGTIEAQEEEMIHSILELEETPVREIMTPRVEMVAIEAEATLEDLLHLFREHRYSRIPVYRESVDHIVGVAYAKDLLDYYCEEDLKARTVASIAHPPYFVPENMDAWTLLRELRRRKVHLAIVVDEFGGTAGLVTLEDVMEEIVGEIYDETDEPEDAPIRRLPDGSYSIQAQTPVDEVSEALGVELPEGEYDTLSGFLYEQFGRIPGVGESVEWQGFRFVVESADQRRIERVRVERLVEHGGG
- a CDS encoding MarR family winged helix-turn-helix transcriptional regulator, whose translation is MNGPPAPLVEELSQLGYALMRLLFSRAKEVFAQEGLSLLQAEVLRLVKEGVRLPSRLAEHLEILPSQVSHLLTSLEETGLLRRHPDPLDRRRVQLELTPEGEAVALRLKEAWLRVFGQTLARLSPEELGAFRALLTKLTEVERG